The bacterium genomic sequence CCTGGCCCAGCCTCAAGCCGGCCTGCTGCAGCATCACCGTGGCCTGGGGCAGCAGCATCCCCTGCAGCATCGGAACGCTGGAGCCGCCGCCGTTGGGCCACACCTTGACGGTGGAACCCTTGCGCACCTTGCCGCCCGGCACCGGGTCCTGCTTGCTGACCGCGCCCTCGGGCACGGTGGCATCGTTGATGGCATCCTCCTGGTAGACCCGGAACCCCCGGCCCTCCAGGATGGACTTGGCTATCTCCACCTTCTTGCCGGTCACATCCGGGACCTCGGACATGTCCATGATGGGCTGGATCACGCCCCAGAAAAGCAGGCTCATCAAAAGCCCGCTTAGGGATCCCGAGATGATGGCCGCGATCACCGGCTTTTTGCTGCTGCTCTGCTCGTAAATTGGCATGAAGCGCTCCGTAGTTTTGTGTAATATGTTTTTTACTGTTTGATTATTTCTGTCTGACCAGCCGGGCGGCAAAGGCTCCGTCCATGCCGTGGAGATGGGGCCAGCTGCTGAAGAACCCGTCTTGAACCAGCTCCCGGGGCACGAAATTCCCGGCGTCTTCGATGGTGAACTCCTGGTTTTGGGCCAGGAACTTTTTTATCACGCCCCGGTTCTCCTCCGGCGTCACCGTACAGGTGCTGTAGACCAGGGCCCCGCCGGATTTGACCAGCCCGGCCGCGTTGGTGAGTATCTGAAGCTGCAGTTGGGACAGCCGCGCGATGTCCGGCTCCTTTATCCTCCACCGGATGTCCAGCCGGCGGCGAAGCGCCCCCAGCCCGCTGCAGGGTGCGTCTATCAGCACCAGGTCAAACTTTTTCCGGAAGGAAAATACTGCGGCATCGGCGCAGACCAGGGAATACGATTTCAATCCCAGCCGGGTGAAATTCTCTTTGATCAAGGAAAGTTTTTGTTCCGAAAGATCAATCGCCAGCAGGTTTCCAATGTCCCCCATCTGCTCCAGCACCGCGCCGGCCTTGCCGCCGGGGGCGGCGCACAGGTCCAGCACCTCATCGCCTGCCTTGGCCCGGGCCAGCTGGGAAACCGCCTGGCTGGAGGGATCCTGATAATAGAAATATCCCCGGCTGAACAATGAGTCATCAGCCAGCCCCGCCGGGTTTTCCACTTCCAGTGCAGCCGGAATGTATCTATTGGCCGAGGTATTGATGCCCGACAGACTTAAGTTTTCCTGAAGCTCCAAAACCCCTGTTTTCAGGGTGTTTGGGCGGATGATGACCTGGGCATGGCGGTTGTTGGCCTGCAACAACTCTTTCGTCCCCGCTTCTCCCAGTTCCTTTAGCCAGCGTTTTACCAGCCAGAGGGGATGCGAATATTCTATGGACAGATCCCGGGCCTTATCCCCCGAACTTATTGGCTCCAAATGCCTTCGGTGCCTAATTATATCCCGTAGCACCGCATTTGTCAAGCCAATTATGTTCTTGCGGCCATAGCGTTTGGCCAGGTTCACGCTCTCGTTGACCGCGGCAAAAGGCGGGATCCGGTCCAGCTTGGCGATCTGATACAAGCCAAGGCGCAGGATGTTCTGTTCCCAGGGGGTCAGCGACTTCA encodes the following:
- a CDS encoding PASTA domain-containing protein encodes the protein MPIYEQSSSKKPVIAAIISGSLSGLLMSLLFWGVIQPIMDMSEVPDVTGKKVEIAKSILEGRGFRVYQEDAINDATVPEGAVSKQDPVPGGKVRKGSTVKVWPNGGGSSVPMLQGMLLPQATVMLQQAGLRLGQVAMQPSDSVPKDAVISSNPAFNSKTQKDSPVDLVVSAGAGEVAVPAVRGYGKSRSQEMIKQAGLNVGSVRYIYDEENDPGLVVRQDPQAGSKVAKGSNVSIWVTTDIEPEE
- the rsmB gene encoding 16S rRNA (cytosine(967)-C(5))-methyltransferase RsmB gives rise to the protein MEARELALKTLSKAGTDGAYYDQVLKKNLKESGLSLPDKALAHELTAGVLRHRMWLDWVLDQSLKSGLKSLTPWEQNILRLGLYQIAKLDRIPPFAAVNESVNLAKRYGRKNIIGLTNAVLRDIIRHRRHLEPISSGDKARDLSIEYSHPLWLVKRWLKELGEAGTKELLQANNRHAQVIIRPNTLKTGVLELQENLSLSGINTSANRYIPAALEVENPAGLADDSLFSRGYFYYQDPSSQAVSQLARAKAGDEVLDLCAAPGGKAGAVLEQMGDIGNLLAIDLSEQKLSLIKENFTRLGLKSYSLVCADAAVFSFRKKFDLVLIDAPCSGLGALRRRLDIRWRIKEPDIARLSQLQLQILTNAAGLVKSGGALVYSTCTVTPEENRGVIKKFLAQNQEFTIEDAGNFVPRELVQDGFFSSWPHLHGMDGAFAARLVRQK